A segment of the Acaryochloris thomasi RCC1774 genome:
CCGGAGATCTGCGATCGGATTCAGAGTGGGACTAAGCTGAGTGAAGACGATCGCAATTCTCTTCTGCAGTGCATCGCAGCGAACTTATCAAATTGGTCGGAATAAAGGGGAGTAGGAACTATGAAAACCGCCGAAGCCCTGAAGCGTCAAATCGCCAGCACCCAAGAGTTGCAAACTGTTGCTAAGACCATGAAAGCGCTTGCTGCTGTCAATATTCGCCAGTATGAACAGGCAGCTATCGCCCTGAAGCAATATAGCCATACGCTCAGAATGGGACGGCAGATTTTTCTGATTAACTACCCTGAAGCCTTAGCTGAGTTACGGCCATCGGTTCACCGTCGTCTAGGGGCGGTCATTTTTGGCTCAGATCAGGGGATGTGTGGTCGCTTCAATGAACAGTTAGCTCAATATGTCATTCATGAGTTGAATCGAATTTCTTCACAGATGAAGGAGCCGCTTTTGTTGGGGATGGGATCACGGGTTTGCGATCGCATCCAAGAACAAGGCTTCCCTATCGAACGATGTCTATCTGTCCCCGCTTCCGTAGAGGGGATTACGGCTAAGATACAAACCATTGTTCTGCAGCTCGAACAGTGGCGAACCGCACAACAGGTAGATCAAATTTGGGTGTTCCATAACCGAGCCGCGAAAGGCGCAACCTCTACCCCTCGCCAACGGCAGATTTTTCCACTCTCGATTCGAGGATCGCAGCGTCCCTGGTCCTCTCGCTGTCGTCCAATGGTGTCTCAAAGTCGAGAGCAGCTTTTCTCGGCGTTATTTCGGCAGCACTTCTTTGTCACCCTTTACCGTGCCTGTGCTGAATCGCTTGCCAGCGAAAATGCTAGTCGCCTCACATCAATGCAGTTAGCTCAGAACAATATTACAGAGCATCTCACTGAGCTGCAGGCCATCTTTCAGCAACAACGTCAGACCAAGATTACTGAAGAATTGCTCGATATTGTGTCCGGTTTTGAAGCTCTGAACCGACCACATTAACCGCGAACTTAAAGTTCATAACTGACTCAACTTCCTGTACAAAGAATATCGGCACAGGTGGCCACTGTCTGCCATTCTTGAATGACCAGAGCCGGAATCGTCAGCTTGACTGTCTTCTCATCTTCAGTTGAGATTGCCGAAGGCCATTCGGCAGCTATCGAAAGCTCTAGAGGCCCATTCAACTCAGACACAATTGGCTTGAGGTCATACTGATTAATATTTGGGGCTAGAGGGCGATCTATGTACAGTGATTCTGGAACGCTGACTGCCTCTAGAGTGTTTCCATGAGACGGGATGAGGGTGAGTGGTTGTTCATGATCGACACTCACTCTATCAGTGGGTCCTGCAAGCTGCAAAGATATTGTAGGTGGACTGGCAAAACCTGTGTGTTTTGAGACAACGACCTCCCAAGAATACCCTTGCTGATCCCGCAGTGTTTGCTGTGACTGATAAAGCATCTGGCCTTGACTTTCTCGGGTCAGAGTGACGGCAGCAACGGCAGGCGTGAGTGTTCCTATGCTCAAGACTAGCAGCAATGCTAAAGCACTTGTCAGCAAAAACCAGAAAGCACCTGTGCGGGTCCAATTTCTCATTTTGTTTGTTTTAGCATTCTAAACATCACAAAGTCTTGCACGACCGACTCCAGCAGCGCTCTAAGAAGATTCGCTGTTTCTCTGCCTCGTGCTCTTTCGTAAAACAACGCTCTAATAGCTGTTTGCTATAAGTTTTAGAGAATTTGAATGGATTCATGACGGTTTCATCTTGAAAAAGAGGCTGATTCAGATACACCCATACCGTCTTCATCAGCCTCAGAACTGGATTTCCCATGACTAAGACCTCCTATTTGTTAACTCTTCTATCTGTGACTTCGCGCAGGCTAGCTCATGGCTGCAGCGCTGCGATCGTAGGTGGCTCGAAAGCTGGGATGGACTTTCCCTTGAATGTGATTCCAGTATTGGGTGGGGTCAGCCACCATGTGAATGTCAGCCGTCAAACGACCTAACATGCTTTGCTGGCGCTGCTTAATGGCTCGATGATGGTTCATCATCAACCAGCGGGCTTCATCGGTGGCGGACTTACATCCAGCCGCTGCGGGCTGCTTTTGACCTGCCGTGCGATACTCAACACCCCGATAGGTTAGGTCAGCCTCAGGTTTGGTTACTGGGAACTCATGGAGGATATGGCGTGGGAATGCTACGCCTCGATATTTACCTGCTTCCTTTTGCTTGCCATAGTTGACGTCTGGAGGTGTGTAGTCGTAGGTGACACCTCGATATTTGAGTTGCATTGTCTCATCTCCTTTCGCAGAGTACATTGAGTCTCTACCTTGACTGTAGGCTGATCATCTGAGGACTTTATGAAGGCTATTCAGGCTTGATGCTCCTCACAAGATCCTCAACTTCCTGGCTTATTTTGAAATCTACCTGATGACCAAGCCATGAAAGACCAAGATTTAAGGATCTCTGGACTGTTGGTAAAACGTTTTATGGGTAATCTGAAAGATCAAGCTTGAATCTATTACCCCAGCAGCGATGGAGACCTCCTGTGAGAATTCTAATTGTCGAGGATGATGCGTTAACCGCTGAAGCTCTGAAAACCTTGTTTACAGATCAGAACTATGCGGTTGAACTGACCGCCGATGGTCATACGGCTGCCGATCTGGTGGAGGCGTTTGAGTATGACCTGATTCTGTCAGATGTGATGCTGCCGGGGTTAGATGGTGTGAGTCTATGTCGTCAGTTGAGATCGCAAGGTCACAGAACCCCCATCCTGCTCCTCACTGGCAAAGACAACGGCCACGACAAAGCGGTGGGTCTCGATGCCGGAGCCGACGATTACGTCGTCAAGCCCTTCGATCCTGAAGAACTTGCAGCTCGCGTGCGTGCGCTCCTGCGTCGAGGGGAACAAACAATTCTTCCTATCCTGGAATGGGAAGCGGTGAGGCTGGATCCTAAAGCTTGTGAAGTCCGCTATAACGACTCTCTTCTGCAGTTGACGCCCAAGGAATATGGACTTTTAGAACTGTTAATGCGGAATAATCGCCGGGTCTTTAGCTGCGGTATGGTCCTAGAACATCTATGGGCCTACGAAGATATCCCTGGCGAAGATGCAGTGAGAACCCACATCAAGGGGCTGCGGCAAAAGTTGAAAGCAGCCGGTGCGCCCACTGATTTGATTGAGACCGTTTACGGGATTGGGTATCGTTTGAAGCCCCTAGCAGATTTGGCAAAATCCCAAACGGTACCTGTTGCCGAAACTCCAGTTCACCAGCAGACCTTAAACGCCATTGCCGACATCTGGGTTAAGTTTCAGCCCCGCGTCAGCAAGCAGGTGGGGGTTCTAGAAGAGGCTGCTACTGCTCTAGATCACGGCTCCCTTAATCCCCAGCTACACCAAAAAGCTCGGCAGGAAGCTCACACACTTGCGGGAGGGTTGGGAACCTTTGGTCTTCCAGAAGGATCTCGGGTTGCTCGCAATATTGAGCGTCTATTGAAGGCTGATACAGCTCTTACTAAGACTCAAGTGCTTCAGTTGCAGCAAGATGTTGCTGCGCTCCGCCAGGAAGTTGACTGTGCAGATCATCACCCGCAGGTTGCTCCGATGAAGAGCGATGAGCAGTCCGTTGTTTTGATTGTCGATTGCGATCTCATCTCCCTTAAGTCCTTAACCAATGAAGCCCAACAGCGGCAAATTCGCTGTCAGACCGCTACGAGTATCACATTAGCGAGAGATCAAATTCAGCGGCAGCATCCGAGTCTAGTCCTCTATGAACCTGCGGCGGCTGAAAGCGAAGCACAAAGCTCAGCCTTTCTCCTAACGCTCTCTCAACAAAGCCCCCCGGTGCCCGTCTTGATTTTCACTTCAGAAGAGAGCTTCTCTGATCGCATTACAGCCGCCCGTCTGGGAGGGCAGGCCTACCTATCAAAATCGCTTCCCACAGAGCAAGTGTGGGATCGGGTCGAACATACACTCCAGTCAGCGGGGCTGATTGAAGCTCAAGTCATGATTGTAGATGATGATCCTAAAATTCTGGAGGCTGTGGCTGCGCTCCTCAAACCTTGGGGGCTTGCTGTAACGACGCTGAAAGATCCTAGTCAATTTTGGGAGACCCTGACCGCTTGCTCCCCAGATCTTTTAGTTCTAGACGTTGAAATGCCTCAAATT
Coding sequences within it:
- a CDS encoding DUF4278 domain-containing protein, whose amino-acid sequence is MQLKYRGVTYDYTPPDVNYGKQKEAGKYRGVAFPRHILHEFPVTKPEADLTYRGVEYRTAGQKQPAAAGCKSATDEARWLMMNHHRAIKQRQQSMLGRLTADIHMVADPTQYWNHIQGKVHPSFRATYDRSAAAMS
- a CDS encoding DUF3122 domain-containing protein, yielding MRNWTRTGAFWFLLTSALALLLVLSIGTLTPAVAAVTLTRESQGQMLYQSQQTLRDQQGYSWEVVVSKHTGFASPPTISLQLAGPTDRVSVDHEQPLTLIPSHGNTLEAVSVPESLYIDRPLAPNINQYDLKPIVSELNGPLELSIAAEWPSAISTEDEKTVKLTIPALVIQEWQTVATCADILCTGS
- a CDS encoding F0F1 ATP synthase subunit gamma, with the translated sequence MKTAEALKRQIASTQELQTVAKTMKALAAVNIRQYEQAAIALKQYSHTLRMGRQIFLINYPEALAELRPSVHRRLGAVIFGSDQGMCGRFNEQLAQYVIHELNRISSQMKEPLLLGMGSRVCDRIQEQGFPIERCLSVPASVEGITAKIQTIVLQLEQWRTAQQVDQIWVFHNRAAKGATSTPRQRQIFPLSIRGSQRPWSSRCRPMVSQSREQLFSALFRQHFFVTLYRACAESLASENASRLTSMQLAQNNITEHLTELQAIFQQQRQTKITEELLDIVSGFEALNRPH
- a CDS encoding response regulator — its product is MRILIVEDDALTAEALKTLFTDQNYAVELTADGHTAADLVEAFEYDLILSDVMLPGLDGVSLCRQLRSQGHRTPILLLTGKDNGHDKAVGLDAGADDYVVKPFDPEELAARVRALLRRGEQTILPILEWEAVRLDPKACEVRYNDSLLQLTPKEYGLLELLMRNNRRVFSCGMVLEHLWAYEDIPGEDAVRTHIKGLRQKLKAAGAPTDLIETVYGIGYRLKPLADLAKSQTVPVAETPVHQQTLNAIADIWVKFQPRVSKQVGVLEEAATALDHGSLNPQLHQKARQEAHTLAGGLGTFGLPEGSRVARNIERLLKADTALTKTQVLQLQQDVAALRQEVDCADHHPQVAPMKSDEQSVVLIVDCDLISLKSLTNEAQQRQIRCQTATSITLARDQIQRQHPSLVLYEPAAAESEAQSSAFLLTLSQQSPPVPVLIFTSEESFSDRITAARLGGQAYLSKSLPTEQVWDRVEHTLQSAGLIEAQVMIVDDDPKILEAVAALLKPWGLAVTTLKDPSQFWETLTACSPDLLVLDVEMPQISGVDLCKVVRNDPQWEQLPIIFLTAHTEPETVNQVYVVGADDFVSKPIVGPELVVRILNRLERSRLQQQISETDPVTQVLNRKESIQTLENLLNEVKHQPLCLIMLEVERIQQINDCFGFETGDQILKHVTQCILQSKAAGDVVVRKSGTHFVVGLRGLTKTEGRQWFHALMTLIDHRTFNAPDHTPLQITCSAGIAQYPDHAQYPDQGTELQRLFCIAETAKARGWGQVHSVQPLTTTKGG